In one Moritella sp. 5 genomic region, the following are encoded:
- the topA gene encoding type I DNA topoisomerase: MGRSLVIVESPAKAKTINKYLGKDYIVKSSVGHVRDLPTSGGAAKKRAGAPTLAQQTKGMTPEAKAAFKEKRDKKSLYSRMGIDPENDWAATYQILPGKEKVVAELQQLAEKADVIYLATDLDREGEAIAWHLREIIGGDDSRFQRVTFNEITKTAIQEAFEQPSELNIDCVNAQQARRFLDRVVGYMVSPLLWQKIARGLSAGRVQSVAVRLIVDKERDIKAFIPEEFWDVHTDLVTSLGEPLRVEAVKYAGEAFKPVNEAQATKAVTDLQNASYSLLKRDDRATSSKPKAPFITSTLQQAASTRHSYGVKRTMGLAQRLYEGGYITYMRTDSTNLSKDAVESARGFIETKYGKDYLPAEPNLYGSKKGAQEAHEAIRPSDVNVMSGDLKGMDDDAKKLYELIWRQFVACQMMPAQYDSTKLTIAAGEYQLTAKGRTMRFPGWTKALPPMSKKSEDESNLPVLEVGEALDLITVDPLQHFTKPPARFNEASLVKELEKRGIGRPSTYASIISTIQDRGYVKVENRRFFAEKMGEIVTERLTESFEELMNFDFTASMESQLDGVAEGKLNWIDVLNEFFGDFKKQLLTAGAEVAEGGMRSNEMVITDIECPTCQREMGIRTATTGVFLGCAGYNLPPKERCKKTINLVSGEEAIDLLNEDAETEALMAKRRCPKCSTAMDSYLIDETRKLHVCGNNPECTGYEVEKGEFKLKGYDGPVVECDRCMSDMQLKNGRFGKYMGCTNEECKNTRKILKSGEVAPPKEDPVFLPELECEKSDAYFVLRDGAAGIFLAANTFPKSRETRAPLIEELVRFRDRISSKFYYLADAPAQDPAGNKAIVRFSRKTKEQYVMTEVEKKATGWTAHYIDGKWVEEEKKKAVKKKPAAEKKKPTAEK; this comes from the coding sequence ATGGGAAGATCTCTGGTAATTGTGGAATCGCCAGCAAAAGCGAAGACCATTAATAAATATCTCGGTAAAGACTACATTGTTAAATCAAGTGTGGGACACGTACGTGATTTACCGACAAGTGGTGGAGCAGCCAAAAAACGAGCTGGTGCACCGACGCTTGCGCAACAAACTAAAGGCATGACGCCAGAAGCAAAAGCTGCATTTAAAGAAAAACGTGATAAAAAATCGTTATATTCGCGTATGGGAATAGACCCAGAAAATGACTGGGCAGCAACGTATCAGATTTTACCTGGTAAAGAAAAAGTCGTTGCTGAATTACAACAACTTGCTGAAAAAGCAGATGTTATCTATCTCGCAACCGATTTGGACCGCGAAGGGGAAGCTATTGCATGGCACCTGCGGGAAATTATTGGTGGTGATGATTCACGTTTCCAACGTGTAACGTTTAACGAAATTACGAAAACAGCGATCCAAGAAGCATTTGAACAACCGTCAGAATTGAACATTGATTGTGTGAATGCACAACAAGCGCGTCGTTTCTTAGATCGTGTTGTTGGCTATATGGTATCGCCGTTACTTTGGCAAAAGATCGCGCGTGGCTTATCTGCTGGACGTGTTCAGTCGGTAGCGGTACGTTTAATCGTAGACAAAGAACGTGACATTAAAGCGTTCATTCCAGAAGAATTTTGGGATGTCCATACAGATTTAGTGACGTCACTGGGTGAGCCATTACGTGTTGAAGCGGTTAAATATGCCGGTGAAGCGTTTAAACCTGTTAATGAAGCACAAGCGACCAAAGCGGTTACTGACTTACAAAACGCAAGTTACTCGTTATTAAAACGCGATGACAGAGCGACAAGCAGTAAGCCTAAAGCACCTTTTATTACGTCAACACTACAGCAGGCGGCAAGTACGCGTCATAGCTATGGCGTTAAACGTACAATGGGTCTGGCACAGCGCTTATATGAAGGCGGTTACATTACCTATATGCGTACTGACTCAACAAACTTGAGTAAAGACGCTGTAGAAAGTGCTCGTGGTTTCATTGAAACAAAATACGGTAAAGATTACTTACCTGCAGAACCGAATCTATACGGTTCTAAAAAAGGTGCGCAAGAAGCCCATGAAGCGATCCGACCTTCTGATGTAAATGTTATGTCAGGCGATTTGAAAGGCATGGATGATGACGCGAAGAAATTATACGAGCTAATTTGGCGTCAGTTTGTTGCTTGTCAGATGATGCCTGCACAATACGATTCAACGAAATTGACGATTGCTGCTGGCGAGTATCAGCTTACCGCGAAGGGACGTACTATGCGTTTTCCTGGTTGGACTAAAGCGTTACCACCAATGAGCAAGAAGTCTGAAGACGAAAGTAATTTACCTGTACTGGAAGTCGGTGAAGCACTTGACCTGATTACTGTCGATCCTCTGCAACACTTCACTAAACCACCTGCGCGTTTTAATGAAGCGTCATTAGTTAAAGAATTAGAGAAACGTGGTATTGGTCGTCCATCGACATATGCTTCGATTATCTCGACAATTCAAGATCGTGGTTATGTAAAAGTTGAAAACCGTCGTTTCTTCGCTGAAAAAATGGGTGAGATTGTTACTGAACGTCTGACTGAAAGTTTTGAAGAGTTAATGAACTTCGATTTCACAGCAAGCATGGAGTCTCAACTTGATGGCGTTGCTGAAGGCAAGCTGAATTGGATCGATGTACTTAATGAATTCTTTGGTGACTTTAAGAAACAGCTGCTCACAGCTGGTGCTGAAGTGGCTGAAGGCGGTATGCGCTCGAACGAAATGGTCATCACGGATATCGAATGTCCAACATGCCAACGTGAGATGGGTATCCGAACTGCGACAACAGGTGTTTTTCTCGGTTGTGCGGGTTATAACTTGCCACCAAAAGAACGCTGTAAGAAAACCATTAACCTCGTATCAGGCGAAGAAGCGATTGATTTGCTGAATGAGGACGCTGAAACTGAAGCGCTGATGGCAAAACGCCGTTGTCCTAAATGCAGTACTGCAATGGATAGCTACCTGATTGACGAAACACGTAAACTACACGTTTGTGGTAATAACCCTGAATGTACAGGCTACGAAGTCGAGAAAGGTGAATTCAAGCTAAAAGGCTATGATGGCCCTGTGGTTGAGTGTGACCGTTGTATGTCTGATATGCAGCTTAAAAATGGCCGTTTTGGCAAATACATGGGCTGTACTAACGAAGAATGCAAAAATACCCGTAAGATCCTGAAAAGTGGTGAAGTTGCGCCGCCAAAAGAAGATCCTGTTTTCCTTCCTGAATTGGAATGTGAAAAATCGGATGCTTACTTTGTGCTACGTGACGGTGCTGCGGGAATCTTCTTAGCGGCGAATACTTTCCCTAAATCTCGTGAGACACGTGCTCCGCTGATTGAAGAGTTAGTTCGCTTTAGAGACCGTATCTCATCGAAATTTTATTACTTAGCAGATGCGCCTGCGCAAGACCCTGCAGGTAATAAAGCGATAGTACGCTTTAGCCGTAAGACCAAAGAACAATATGTAATGACCGAGGTAGAAAAGAAAGCTACTGGTTGGACTGCGCATTATATTGATGGTAAATGGGTTGAAGAAGAGAAGAAGAAAGCGGTGAAGAAGAAGCCTGCTGCAGAGAAGAAGAAGCCTACTGCTGAAAAGTAG
- the sohB gene encoding protease SohB codes for MEFLSEYGIFLAKTVTFVLALLFVVVSIVNLTSKQKKSNGRLEITNLSEQFKDVEDELQLHLVPEDEAKILEKEQHKAEKKKHKAELKAFKKAHKDKTNDKDAVTKEDIEPRLFVLDFTAGIDAKEVASLREEITAILFVANEHDEVLVRLESGGGVVHGYGLASSQLERLKQANIKLTIAVDKVAASGGYMMACIADHIIAAPFAIVGSIGVVAQIPNFNRLLKKNKIDVEQLTAGEFKRTLTMFGENDDAGREKFQQELEETHVLFKDFVSAHRPDMDIEKIATGEHWFGTHAHERGLVDTLQTSDDYLLKANKSKTIYIVKYVVRKKLAEKLAQAASLAISTSLNKFLQQSKYPQL; via the coding sequence TTGGAATTTTTAAGTGAATACGGTATTTTTTTAGCAAAAACGGTAACATTCGTTTTAGCATTATTATTTGTAGTGGTCAGTATTGTCAATCTTACGTCTAAGCAAAAGAAGAGTAATGGACGTTTGGAGATCACCAATTTATCAGAGCAATTTAAAGACGTGGAAGATGAGCTTCAGTTACATCTTGTGCCTGAAGATGAAGCTAAAATTTTAGAAAAAGAGCAGCACAAAGCAGAAAAGAAAAAACACAAAGCAGAATTAAAAGCATTTAAAAAGGCCCATAAAGACAAAACCAATGATAAAGATGCGGTTACAAAAGAAGACATTGAACCACGTCTTTTTGTACTCGATTTTACCGCCGGTATTGATGCTAAAGAAGTCGCATCATTACGTGAAGAAATTACTGCTATCTTGTTTGTTGCTAATGAGCATGACGAAGTCTTAGTGCGTTTAGAAAGTGGTGGTGGTGTTGTGCATGGTTATGGACTTGCAAGCTCACAGCTAGAACGTTTAAAACAAGCTAATATTAAGCTAACTATCGCGGTTGATAAAGTGGCGGCAAGTGGTGGTTATATGATGGCATGTATCGCAGATCATATTATTGCAGCACCATTTGCAATCGTTGGTTCTATTGGTGTTGTTGCACAAATACCGAACTTTAACCGTCTATTGAAAAAGAATAAGATTGATGTTGAACAACTGACTGCGGGTGAGTTCAAACGTACATTAACGATGTTTGGCGAGAATGATGACGCTGGACGTGAAAAGTTCCAACAAGAACTTGAAGAAACGCATGTGTTATTTAAAGACTTTGTGAGCGCTCACCGACCGGATATGGATATTGAAAAAATAGCCACAGGTGAGCATTGGTTCGGTACTCATGCACACGAACGTGGGTTAGTGGATACTTTACAAACCAGTGATGATTACTTATTAAAAGCGAATAAGTCGAAAACAATTTACATCGTTAAATATGTCGTGCGTAAAAAACTGGCTGAAAAATTAGCCCAAGCGGCATCATTGGCTATTTCGACAAGCCTAAATAAATTTTTACAGCAAAGTAAGTACCCACAATTATAG
- a CDS encoding YciK family oxidoreductase: MDYQAEKNLLENKTILVTGAGDGIGRQAALTYAAHGATVILLGKTVAKLEAVYDEIEALGAPTPAIIPLDMKGATVENYKDMADTIDTQFGKLDGLLNNAGQLGVLGPFHQIDEKSYDEVMQVNVKAQLFMTSALLPVLKKADKASIIFTSSSVGVKGRAYWAEYAISKFATEGMMQTLADEFENTSIRANCINPGATRTGMRAKAFPGENSNTLVTAEDIMPLYLYLMGNDSVAETGQTFKAQPNR, encoded by the coding sequence ATGGATTATCAAGCAGAAAAAAATCTATTAGAAAACAAAACTATTTTAGTAACAGGTGCTGGTGACGGTATTGGTCGTCAAGCAGCTCTAACCTATGCAGCACATGGCGCGACAGTGATATTACTTGGTAAAACAGTCGCTAAACTTGAAGCTGTTTATGACGAAATTGAAGCGCTTGGCGCACCAACACCTGCGATTATTCCGCTTGATATGAAAGGTGCGACTGTTGAAAACTATAAAGACATGGCAGACACCATCGACACACAATTCGGTAAACTAGACGGTTTATTGAACAATGCGGGTCAATTAGGTGTATTAGGTCCATTTCATCAAATCGATGAAAAGAGCTATGACGAAGTTATGCAGGTCAATGTGAAAGCACAATTGTTCATGACAAGTGCGTTATTACCTGTACTGAAAAAAGCGGACAAAGCATCTATCATTTTCACTTCATCAAGTGTGGGTGTAAAAGGGCGTGCTTACTGGGCTGAATATGCAATTTCAAAATTTGCGACCGAAGGCATGATGCAAACCCTTGCTGACGAGTTTGAAAATACCAGTATCCGCGCTAACTGCATTAACCCAGGTGCAACACGTACTGGTATGCGTGCAAAAGCTTTCCCTGGTGAAAATTCAAATACGCTTGTTACAGCAGAAGATATTATGCCGCTTTACCTTTATTTAATGGGTAATGACAGCGTAGCTGAAACAGGACAAACCTTTAAAGCACAACCAAACAGATAA